A window of Daphnia pulicaria isolate SC F1-1A chromosome 10, SC_F0-13Bv2, whole genome shotgun sequence contains these coding sequences:
- the LOC124314466 gene encoding late embryogenesis abundant protein At3g53040-like isoform X2, with the protein MTDVVDLIDILVTNQQERERSFATDVHSPSPPAGSVIEKAKDSGADLLHRVERALKETAETLKASMSDNLPFDPSDIRQERAQDETAGRVKRAIGADENLDVEQKPESLLHRAKDWISGTTHEGAEKLGHAKDSTVDAAQRAKDATMDAAQRAKDATVDTAHQAQDTASRGAQRVKEGFQDAGSRASDTVGSAYDRAKNLVSQNTDEAQQQAQQAKERAEEAARQGKEEGGSFFKRAKEWIAGTTHEGEEKLEQAKEEPSDLFPTRKRCHDGCSSAR; encoded by the exons ATGACGGACGTAGTGGATCTCATCGATATTTTGGT aacaaatcaacaagaaagagaaagatcaTTCGCCACCGACGTTCACAGCCCATCACCTCCAGCCGGTTCGGTTATAGAAAAAGCTAAAGATTCCGGAGCAGATTTATTGCATCGAGTTGAAAGAGCTCTTAAGGAAACGGCGGAAACCCTCAAGGCCAGCATGAGTGATAACCTACCTTTCGATCCTTCAGACATCCGTCAAGAACGAGCCCAAGATGAGACGGCCGGAAGAGTCAAGCGAGCCATTGGCGCGGATGAAAACTTGGACGTGGAACAAAAACCCGAGTCTTTGCTGCACCGAGCCAAGGATTGGATTTCTGGCACAACTCACGAAGGCGCAGAGAAATTAGGACACGCTAAAGATTCCACAGTCGATGCCGCCCAACGGGCCAAAGATGCCACGATGGATGCAGCCCAGCGCGCCAAAGACGCCACGGTCGACACTGCTCATCAGGCCCAAGATACTGCATCCCGTGGGGCCCAACGGGTCAAAGAAGGATTCCAAGATGCTGGTAGCCGAGCAAGTGATACCGTTGGATCGGCGTACGATCGAGCCAAGAATTTAGTCTCTCAAAACACCGATGAGGCTCAACAACAAGCCCAGCAAGCTAAAGAGAGAGCCGAAGAAGCTGCCCGTCAAGGTAAAGAAGAAGGTGGATCTTTTTTCAAACGGGCCAAGGAATGGATAGCTGGCACTACGCACGAAGGCGAGGAGAAATTGGAACAGGCTAAAGAAGAACCATCAGACTTATTTCCAACAAGGAAAAGATGCCACGATGGATGCAGCTCAGCGCGCTAA
- the LOC124314474 gene encoding tumor protein D54-like isoform X1, protein MNTSASNSNKFQDEPQTPDVTDGMGEFPMSQSFMNLSLEEQEIKKEEWRKELAEVEYEIQTMRQVLTSKLRKSSELKRKLGITAWGEFSNDISQGLRNVKETSTFQTIEEKVEEVSKAISSAPLYQKTETALKTTAEKTTTFLGGITGGLSAKIGAVKNSDTFRSMEERVGSVYTNVKSKVVTSRSSSSHELDEALKEAEAQREAANSGGLTVTGSSSTATPTTTPTQLEKPVA, encoded by the exons ATGAACACCTCTG CGTCCAATTCCAATAAATTTCAAGATGAACCTCAAACTCCTGACGTCACTGACGGTATGGGAGAATTCCCGATGTCTCAATCGTTCATGAATTTATCACTGGAAgaacaagaaattaaaaaagaagaatggagAAAAGAGCTGGCTGAG GTGGAATATGAAATTCAAACAATGCGCCAAGTCCTAACTTCAAAACTAAGGAAATCTTCAGAACTTAAACGTAAACTTGGTATCACAGCCTGGGGTGAATTTTCAAATGACATTTCACAGGGTTTGAGAAATGTCAAGGAGACTTCCAC CTTCCAAACGATTGAGGAAAAGGTGGAGGAAGTATCCAAGGCGATTTCTAGCGCTCCCCT GTACCAGAAAACGGAGACTGCGCTGAAGACGACAGCTGAGAAGACGACGACTTTCCTCGGCGGAATCACTGGAGGATTGTCCGCTAAGATCGGAGCCGTTAAAAATTCGGACACTTTCCGCTCCATGGAGGAAAGAGTCGGCTCAGTCTACACTAACGTCAAG TCGAAGGTGGTGACGTCTCGTTCAAGTTCATCTCACGAATTGGACGAGGCTCTCAAGGAAGCCGAGGCTCAGCGAGAAGCCGCCAACTCGGGCGGTCTGACCGTCACTGGCTCGTCGTCGACTGCTACTCCGACCACTACACCGACCCAACTGGAGAAACCAGTGGCCTAG
- the LOC124314466 gene encoding late embryogenesis abundant protein At3g53040-like isoform X1, with product MTDVVDLIDILVRNKRRRSVDVALFLCFTLLAAAAIEPPLTAEEKTNQQERERSFATDVHSPSPPAGSVIEKAKDSGADLLHRVERALKETAETLKASMSDNLPFDPSDIRQERAQDETAGRVKRAIGADENLDVEQKPESLLHRAKDWISGTTHEGAEKLGHAKDSTVDAAQRAKDATMDAAQRAKDATVDTAHQAQDTASRGAQRVKEGFQDAGSRASDTVGSAYDRAKNLVSQNTDEAQQQAQQAKERAEEAARQGKEEGGSFFKRAKEWIAGTTHEGEEKLEQAKEEPSDLFPTRKRCHDGCSSAR from the exons ATGACGGACGTAGTGGATCTCATCGATATTTTGGT TCGAAACAAACGTCGACGTAGCGTCGATGTTGCACTTTTCCTTTGTTTCACTCTCCTGGCGGCCGCCGCGATCGAACCGCCTCTTACCGCAGAAGAGAA aacaaatcaacaagaaagagaaagatcaTTCGCCACCGACGTTCACAGCCCATCACCTCCAGCCGGTTCGGTTATAGAAAAAGCTAAAGATTCCGGAGCAGATTTATTGCATCGAGTTGAAAGAGCTCTTAAGGAAACGGCGGAAACCCTCAAGGCCAGCATGAGTGATAACCTACCTTTCGATCCTTCAGACATCCGTCAAGAACGAGCCCAAGATGAGACGGCCGGAAGAGTCAAGCGAGCCATTGGCGCGGATGAAAACTTGGACGTGGAACAAAAACCCGAGTCTTTGCTGCACCGAGCCAAGGATTGGATTTCTGGCACAACTCACGAAGGCGCAGAGAAATTAGGACACGCTAAAGATTCCACAGTCGATGCCGCCCAACGGGCCAAAGATGCCACGATGGATGCAGCCCAGCGCGCCAAAGACGCCACGGTCGACACTGCTCATCAGGCCCAAGATACTGCATCCCGTGGGGCCCAACGGGTCAAAGAAGGATTCCAAGATGCTGGTAGCCGAGCAAGTGATACCGTTGGATCGGCGTACGATCGAGCCAAGAATTTAGTCTCTCAAAACACCGATGAGGCTCAACAACAAGCCCAGCAAGCTAAAGAGAGAGCCGAAGAAGCTGCCCGTCAAGGTAAAGAAGAAGGTGGATCTTTTTTCAAACGGGCCAAGGAATGGATAGCTGGCACTACGCACGAAGGCGAGGAGAAATTGGAACAGGCTAAAGAAGAACCATCAGACTTATTTCCAACAAGGAAAAGATGCCACGATGGATGCAGCTCAGCGCGCTAA
- the LOC124314474 gene encoding tumor protein D52-like isoform X2 — translation MNTSASNSNKFQDEPQTPDVTDGMGEFPMSQSFMNLSLEEQEIKKEEWRKELAEVEYEIQTMRQVLTSKLRKSSELKRKLGITAWGEFSNDISQGLRNVKETSTYQKTETALKTTAEKTTTFLGGITGGLSAKIGAVKNSDTFRSMEERVGSVYTNVKSKVVTSRSSSSHELDEALKEAEAQREAANSGGLTVTGSSSTATPTTTPTQLEKPVA, via the exons ATGAACACCTCTG CGTCCAATTCCAATAAATTTCAAGATGAACCTCAAACTCCTGACGTCACTGACGGTATGGGAGAATTCCCGATGTCTCAATCGTTCATGAATTTATCACTGGAAgaacaagaaattaaaaaagaagaatggagAAAAGAGCTGGCTGAG GTGGAATATGAAATTCAAACAATGCGCCAAGTCCTAACTTCAAAACTAAGGAAATCTTCAGAACTTAAACGTAAACTTGGTATCACAGCCTGGGGTGAATTTTCAAATGACATTTCACAGGGTTTGAGAAATGTCAAGGAGACTTCCAC GTACCAGAAAACGGAGACTGCGCTGAAGACGACAGCTGAGAAGACGACGACTTTCCTCGGCGGAATCACTGGAGGATTGTCCGCTAAGATCGGAGCCGTTAAAAATTCGGACACTTTCCGCTCCATGGAGGAAAGAGTCGGCTCAGTCTACACTAACGTCAAG TCGAAGGTGGTGACGTCTCGTTCAAGTTCATCTCACGAATTGGACGAGGCTCTCAAGGAAGCCGAGGCTCAGCGAGAAGCCGCCAACTCGGGCGGTCTGACCGTCACTGGCTCGTCGTCGACTGCTACTCCGACCACTACACCGACCCAACTGGAGAAACCAGTGGCCTAG